TTCTCGCTTCGTCGAGACGTGCTGGTGCTTTCGCTGGCGATGTTCGCGTTCAGTCTGGGGTTCCAGATGACGAATCGGTTTATTCCGGACTACCTCGTCTATCTGGGTGCAGGCGGCTTCGTCGTCGGCCTGTTCGCAACTCTCGGCAACGTCATCGGTGCGGTGTATCCCTACTATGGCGGGGTCGTCTCCGATCGCGTCGGCTCGCGATACGCCCTGACGGTGTTCGGCTTTCTCTCGACGTTTGGCTTTGCGATCTGGCTCGCTGCCGCGTACGTTCCCACCATTGAACTCGGTGCCGTCGCCGTCGGTCCGTGGGTCGACCTCGGTGTGATCACCATCGAGCCGTGGGTCTGGGTCTTCGTCGGCCTCCTGTTGGCCCAGTGCTGGAAATCGTTCGGAATCGGCGGCCACTACGCCATCGTGAAGCAGGCGACGGAACCCGGCCAACTGGCGCGTGGCTTCGCGAGCACGGAGACGTTCCGGCGGACGGCGTTCCTGATCGCGCCACTGATCGTCGCTGTGCTCGTGGTCGACGAACTCATGCCTGGCTTCCTGTGGGTGCTCGTCATCGGGATCGTCTTCGCGCTGCTTGGCACGATTAGCCAGCACTTCCTCTACGAGACCGACCAGGACACGGTCGGCAAGGAGTTCCAGGGTGTCGGTCAGGTCGTCGACGACCTGCGGGCGTTGCCGGACGAACTGCGTCCGCTGCTCGTCTCGGACGCACTGGTCCGGTTCGCCAACGGCATGGTGTACGCGTTCTTCATTCTCGTGATTACACTCGAGATGGGAATCGGCCTCTCGCTCACGCTCCCCGTGATTGGCGCAATTGATCTCTCACCAGCCGCATTCTTCGGCGTCCTCCTCAGTATCGAGATGTTCGTCGCCCTGCTCACAATGGCTCCGGTAGCCAAGGTCGCCGAGTCGACCGGCCTGAAGCCGGTCGTGACACTCGGTTTCTTCGTCTACGCGATTTTCCCGATTATGCTCATCTTCGCGCCGGAGAACGCCTGGGTCCTGATCGCACTCTTTGCCTTCTCTGGACTCCGGTTTGCGGGCCTGCCGGCCCACAAGGCGTTGATCGTCGGCCCCGCTGAGCAGGGTGCGGGCGGCC
This genomic stretch from Natrialba magadii ATCC 43099 harbors:
- a CDS encoding MFS transporter — translated: MARQQAEVAGPLDAFRQFFSLRRDVLVLSLAMFAFSLGFQMTNRFIPDYLVYLGAGGFVVGLFATLGNVIGAVYPYYGGVVSDRVGSRYALTVFGFLSTFGFAIWLAAAYVPTIELGAVAVGPWVDLGVITIEPWVWVFVGLLLAQCWKSFGIGGHYAIVKQATEPGQLARGFASTETFRRTAFLIAPLIVAVLVVDELMPGFLWVLVIGIVFALLGTISQHFLYETDQDTVGKEFQGVGQVVDDLRALPDELRPLLVSDALVRFANGMVYAFFILVITLEMGIGLSLTLPVIGAIDLSPAAFFGVLLSIEMFVALLTMAPVAKVAESTGLKPVVTLGFFVYAIFPIMLIFAPENAWVLIALFAFSGLRFAGLPAHKALIVGPAEQGAGGRVTGSYYLVRGAIVIPSGALGGFLWQYVTPGVSFTIASVIGLIGVAYFLLFGKEFEAYA